The genomic window TCTCGCATGCATCGAGCCCGCTGGAAAGCGTGCCCTCAACCTGCTGGTTGGTGGGTTCTGCCCCGCCGGCCAGAAGCAGCGACTGGCGGTAGACCACGACATTCTCATGCGCCCAGAAATCGAAATGCCCCATCAGCACCTGGGCATTGACGCGCGACAACAGCCTGACGACCTCATTGACCCGATGGTCGGGAACGCGCAGGTCGAAAGCACAGGCCAGATGCAGCGCCTCGTAATGGCTCATCCAGGAGAACGAGACATGGTAATCCGCCCAGCGGCCGCCGACCGTCATGGCGATCTCGTCCTCGCCGGAACGCTCGAACGTCCAGTCATTCGTGGCGGCCACGAATTCGATCATGTCGACCGGATTGTTCAGTCGTTCGATTTCCAGCAAACCCAGGCTCATAAACCACCTTTTCAGCGCGAGGCCCGTCGGTCGTCCGTCGAGGCGGATGACGTCGTCGACAGCGGGCTCTCCTGCTTCCATTTCGAATCATCTATTAAAATCAGTGTATAACGCGATTTCATCTACACCAGCCCCCTGCCCGGGCCTTTCGCGATCAGCGTCGTTTTGGGGCTCTGAAAATGATTCAGGGCCGCCACCTAACCGACTCTGCGACCTGCATTTTTTCACCATGTCCACAGGCCTGATTTTTTTTGGTGAAACCCGGTTTGGCGATCCTGTTCAAGGCGGTTTTCGCGCCGGAAAGCGAAAAAAGCGGGCCGCCTGCGCGGACCCGCTTTCAAAATTCGGATTTCCGGGTTGACCGGAGGCGCGCTATTCGCCCGCCTTCGGTTTGTTGACAAAGCCTGCCCTACTCACCGCCG from Martelella sp. NC20 includes these protein-coding regions:
- a CDS encoding type III secretion system chaperone family protein yields the protein MSLGLLEIERLNNPVDMIEFVAATNDWTFERSGEDEIAMTVGGRWADYHVSFSWMSHYEALHLACAFDLRVPDHRVNEVVRLLSRVNAQVLMGHFDFWAHENVVVYRQSLLLAGGAEPTNQQVEGTLSSGLDACENYFQAFQFVVWSGMSADDAMKAVLFETVGEA